The following coding sequences lie in one Rutidosis leptorrhynchoides isolate AG116_Rl617_1_P2 chromosome 4, CSIRO_AGI_Rlap_v1, whole genome shotgun sequence genomic window:
- the LOC139842490 gene encoding uncharacterized protein: MALNLSTNGIFSVKKLSSVYDQVYLGSIGNVAVSKWLSCLPKKVNVFMWRLSLNNLPLRQNLKNRGIEIVSDVCPFCNIGQENGDCVFTRCRFITPIWRSFHDWWGNAGLIPNGVLNAYSAATYTSGSSLTDMVNLATRYFLIWRYGNGEISLSMDLLINELPF, translated from the coding sequence ATGGCGTTGAATCTCAGCACAAACGGTATTTTTTCTGTTAAAAAACTCTCTTCGGTTTATGATCAGGTGTATCTTGGGTCAATTGGGAACGTTGCGGTTAGCAAATGGCTATCTTGCCTTCCAAAGAAGGTAAACGTTTTTATGTGGAGATTAAGTTTAAACAACCTCCCTCTAAGACAAAATCTAAAAAACCGTGGGATTGAGATAGTCTCGGATGTCTGCCCTTTTTGTAATATTGGTCAAGAAAATGGGGATTGTGTCTTCACAAGATGCAGATTCATAACTCCAATATGGAGAAGCTTTCATGACTGGTGGGGTAACGCAGGTCTGATTCCGAATGGTGTTCTCAATGCCTATAGCGCAGCAACCTACACATCCGGATCAAGCTTAACTGATATGGTTAATCTTGCAACAAGGTATTTTCTTATATGGCGATATGGAAATGGAGAAATAAGCTTGTCCATGGATCTCCTAATCAACGAGCTTCCATTTTAA